In a single window of the Chitinophagales bacterium genome:
- a CDS encoding TonB-dependent receptor plug domain-containing protein produces MLTISIVTAQEEWHYLDMVEISDTKKLQRKRDTVITHSTDIGALSQSLQRENGVYIRNYGPSNIASLSVRGTEPAQNQVLYRDLNLNSMFLGQTDLSLFNTSAGDFSLTKGISSLSKNSGALGGLLSFDFNPVFSSARNHGLDLALEGGSFHTYRMMAQSRFSSENLFSTTKLSYDRSRNNYKYRDIGQAGNPWVNQENAAFQRLNFNHNVAKKINNRQALEWGAAYFFMDRQVPPAILSSNQSESQEDHLGVLNLQYKLSRSKHALRLAGYYKFQYLEYQNLQAEINSQTTAHTSMMLAEHKFAIRPQMILKSRLENQTDWVNNENIGSVKSRNRTVLSTVLNHNLNNYFSWSGNLRQDFYSDFVSPFLFHFGFKVFPLGKEKFYIGADGGRNFRYPTINDLYWQPGGNLDIEAESSWGGELSSNYNLKKNKWQFNFSQQLYLYRIKNQIRWLPSSEGFWQAQNIDNVLSWGYEPQVTFAFSPDQEWKLEAQIFYHLNNSFESAERWQSIYVPKHQVKSILFLSYKGFFAEYSQEWSSERYTSRDNSTFLEPYMLYNLSLGKDFNFKKHLLRLQLRMENLSNESYVLMAGRPMPGRAFYGTLRYRWR; encoded by the coding sequence ATGCTGACAATTTCGATTGTCACTGCACAGGAAGAATGGCATTATTTGGATATGGTGGAAATTTCAGACACCAAAAAATTACAGCGAAAGAGAGATACGGTCATTACTCACTCTACTGATATTGGTGCTTTGAGCCAAAGCCTGCAACGTGAAAATGGCGTGTATATCCGCAATTACGGGCCTTCCAATATTGCTTCATTGAGTGTGCGGGGCACCGAACCGGCACAGAACCAGGTCTTGTACCGCGATTTGAATTTGAACAGCATGTTCCTTGGGCAGACCGATCTTTCGCTTTTCAATACATCAGCCGGGGATTTTAGTTTGACAAAAGGCATTTCATCACTTTCCAAAAATTCAGGAGCATTGGGCGGTTTACTCAGTTTTGATTTCAATCCTGTTTTTAGCAGTGCCAGAAATCACGGTTTGGACTTAGCATTGGAGGGCGGGAGTTTCCACACTTATCGCATGATGGCGCAAAGCAGATTTAGCAGTGAAAATTTGTTCAGCACTACCAAATTGAGCTACGACCGCAGCAGGAACAATTATAAATACAGGGACATTGGGCAGGCTGGAAATCCGTGGGTAAATCAAGAGAATGCAGCTTTTCAGCGATTGAATTTCAATCATAATGTAGCCAAAAAAATCAATAACCGACAAGCCTTGGAATGGGGTGCGGCTTATTTTTTCATGGACAGGCAAGTTCCCCCGGCCATTTTGTCGAGCAATCAAAGTGAAAGTCAAGAGGATCATTTGGGCGTACTAAATTTGCAATACAAACTCAGCCGCTCCAAACATGCACTGCGTTTAGCCGGATATTATAAATTTCAATATCTGGAATACCAAAACCTACAGGCCGAGATCAATTCCCAAACCACTGCGCATACTTCTATGATGCTGGCAGAGCATAAATTTGCCATTCGTCCACAGATGATTTTAAAATCTAGATTGGAAAACCAAACGGATTGGGTCAATAATGAAAACATTGGCTCGGTGAAAAGCAGAAACCGCACTGTGCTTTCTACTGTGCTGAACCACAACCTGAACAATTATTTTTCCTGGTCGGGGAATTTAAGACAGGATTTTTACAGCGATTTTGTTTCGCCATTTTTATTTCATTTTGGTTTTAAGGTTTTCCCCTTGGGCAAAGAGAAATTTTACATAGGAGCAGATGGTGGCAGGAATTTCCGATATCCTACGATCAATGATCTGTATTGGCAACCGGGCGGAAATTTGGATATCGAAGCAGAAAGCTCTTGGGGCGGTGAATTGAGCAGCAATTATAATTTGAAAAAGAATAAATGGCAATTTAATTTTTCCCAACAATTGTATTTGTACCGCATCAAAAATCAGATCCGTTGGCTGCCTTCAAGCGAGGGATTTTGGCAGGCGCAAAATATTGACAATGTGCTGAGTTGGGGTTACGAACCGCAAGTGACATTTGCTTTTTCGCCAGATCAAGAATGGAAATTAGAAGCGCAAATTTTTTATCATCTGAACAACAGCTTTGAAAGTGCGGAGCGTTGGCAGAGCATTTATGTGCCAAAGCACCAGGTGAAGTCTATTTTGTTTTTGAGTTACAAGGGATTTTTTGCGGAATACAGTCAGGAATGGAGCTCGGAAAGATATACCAGCAGGGACAACAGTACTTTTTTGGAACCTTATATGTTGTACAATTTGAGTCTGGGCAAGGATTTTAATTTTAAGAAACATTTGCTTCGATTGCAATTGCGCATGGAAAATTTAAGCAATGAATCCTATGTGCTGATGGCGGGCAGGCCCATGCCGGGTCGGGCTTTTTATGGGACGTTGAGGTATAGATGGAGGTGA
- a CDS encoding Ig-like domain-containing protein, which yields MKSLFSMAAILFVAKIAFSQGIVYPKNLVLANGGQYGDTTQNVVVQNLHLYSQSLNFADTINTQSIQDILVDGSFAYLAAEDSIYKIDIPTMDIVARADFPAPSTYKLLLNDSILWVGNWYDFGSAPDYLYAFDSDDLSLKFSVPEITQKVSDMALLNDTLIVTQNLTSSAFSDSAGYAVLLDANDGAFLSNIPLDNVADAGWIFVDNGEVTFVNPVSNTYGYFDNNGNYVLTPFGKDISGGSSSKIQLVDDVLLGIFDDQIGAFDFDTETFVAMDLIDSVTSFVFDPIEAVFYVTATDFANYKQGGAYDTLGQKLYDFPVGFSPEALALYYAENLAPTTSDVNDTTEENTAKSITILATDPNNDPLETSILTQAQNGTASINVDQNIEYTPNSGFYGLDSLSYEVCDTELPAYAQLCDQAKVYVWVDQSVGIVQLDAQNTFRIYPNPAQYSTRINVQEAGNYNLRIVALDGRVQSLKENVFIDNNYDLNLQNLAAGQYMVVLENAGKVQVQKLIKK from the coding sequence ATGAAAAGTTTATTTTCAATGGCGGCAATTTTATTTGTTGCAAAAATCGCCTTTTCGCAAGGCATTGTTTACCCTAAAAATTTGGTGCTTGCAAATGGTGGACAGTATGGCGATACCACTCAAAATGTGGTAGTTCAAAACCTTCACCTTTATTCGCAATCCCTGAATTTTGCAGACACCATCAATACCCAGTCCATTCAGGATATTTTGGTTGATGGTTCCTTTGCCTATCTAGCGGCAGAAGATTCCATTTACAAAATTGATATTCCAACTATGGACATTGTTGCCAGGGCTGATTTTCCGGCTCCCAGTACCTATAAGCTTTTGCTGAACGACAGCATTTTGTGGGTGGGCAATTGGTACGATTTCGGTTCTGCCCCCGATTATCTTTACGCCTTCGACAGCGATGATTTGAGCCTAAAATTCTCGGTTCCTGAAATAACTCAAAAGGTAAGCGACATGGCATTGCTCAATGATACCTTAATTGTAACTCAAAACCTCACAAGCAGTGCGTTTTCTGATTCTGCTGGATATGCCGTATTGCTCGATGCCAATGACGGAGCATTTCTTAGCAATATTCCTTTGGACAATGTGGCAGATGCAGGTTGGATTTTTGTAGATAACGGTGAAGTGACATTTGTAAACCCCGTTAGCAATACCTACGGATATTTTGACAACAATGGGAATTATGTTTTGACTCCTTTTGGCAAGGATATATCAGGCGGTTCAAGTTCCAAAATTCAATTAGTAGATGATGTCCTGCTTGGAATATTTGATGACCAAATCGGTGCTTTTGATTTTGATACGGAAACTTTTGTTGCAATGGATTTAATCGATTCGGTTACTTCTTTTGTATTCGATCCCATTGAAGCTGTATTTTACGTTACGGCAACGGATTTTGCTAATTACAAACAAGGTGGCGCATATGACACGCTCGGGCAAAAACTCTATGATTTCCCAGTAGGCTTTTCTCCAGAAGCACTGGCTTTGTATTATGCCGAAAACCTTGCGCCTACCACCTCAGATGTGAATGACACTACGGAAGAAAATACTGCAAAAAGTATTACCATTTTGGCCACAGATCCGAATAATGATCCATTGGAAACAAGCATTCTGACCCAAGCGCAAAACGGAACAGCTTCGATTAATGTTGATCAAAATATTGAATACACGCCCAATTCTGGTTTTTACGGCTTGGATTCTCTAAGTTATGAAGTTTGTGATACCGAGCTGCCCGCTTATGCTCAACTTTGCGATCAAGCGAAGGTTTATGTTTGGGTCGATCAGTCGGTTGGTATTGTGCAGTTGGATGCGCAAAACACTTTTAGGATTTATCCGAATCCGGCCCAGTATTCCACAAGGATTAATGTGCAAGAAGCGGGAAATTACAATTTGAGGATTGTAGCTTTAGACGGACGTGTTCAATCCCTAAAGGAAAATGTCTTTATTGATAACAATTACGATCTAAACTTGCAAAATCTTGCTGCTGGCCAATATATGGTAGTATTGGAAAATGCAGGAAAAGTGCAAGTTCAGAAATTGATTAAAAAATAG
- a CDS encoding T9SS type A sorting domain-containing protein, with product MKMKNIQLLFLILLFASFQNEAYKGGEGDGFAQGELIRFTTSIEENISKESNLSIFPNPVIQGETVNIESQVSAEFSLINTNGNTFYLGTDIRQFSTAELAKGSYILQVKKGDTFDYRKLLVL from the coding sequence ATGAAAATGAAAAACATTCAATTACTATTCCTGATTTTACTATTCGCTTCTTTTCAAAATGAAGCCTATAAAGGCGGTGAAGGCGATGGTTTTGCCCAGGGCGAATTGATACGGTTTACGACTTCCATTGAGGAAAATATTTCTAAGGAATCGAACTTGTCCATTTTTCCCAATCCGGTAATACAGGGAGAAACGGTCAATATTGAAAGCCAAGTTTCCGCTGAATTTTCGCTGATTAACACCAATGGCAATACTTTTTACTTGGGAACTGATATACGCCAGTTTTCTACTGCGGAATTGGCCAAAGGCAGCTATATTTTGCAGGTAAAGAAAGGAGATACATTTGATTACCGCAAACTGCTGGTTTTGTAG
- a CDS encoding alpha/beta hydrolase: protein MDTDSLLMPAPEAAKEYKAPETRYFKTREEFDEAVGKDFIHYANNGTRNGQPFLVGLSHGQSPSGAYDYILEHFEKLEHPELIRYTFVNSKLKSQRGLMGITDAIGFLKKLLSSKKITKDQILGRSLDRDNIDAYADGLNKKLAKYLKDNNKEGLDYIFLATDPKGRVASVTRNSSAFGSDKIGMVVEDRKIKELTLTPSFISKSRRIAFLATKSEKRRPLAWLFYRWAKPDESPGFLRFIDDVEKRMTVFIDDAALTWPQVVISRETEYGSTNINLDMARPFNPNTKIKRPVVLMVHGFLGLNSFDGLLAAIPSSRYVAAAMHYGTIPHDLPPKDYSEFVMRNIDAVIKHFGELGHSVYLLDHSMGNIYFTMMDDFWDELEGVRKYLKGRVGANPFFGKEAKHAFLGFLDQVVLKSDLGITERSMTLALRTVMPLDSRNGVRKRGINLNKWMISHDTGIRNRIWRAAKNRILYLMTRLDTLPHLNRIPLKRALNRLPVKIFAIQVYSALRASTKLDNKKRLENIEKHNIPILILKSENDVIAKFVSDIYKNSPNVKIIDITNYGEQSLFREHLYHMVNPQSTSNIIDRFIMEVEVKRNGK, encoded by the coding sequence ATGGATACCGATTCATTATTAATGCCGGCACCCGAGGCTGCAAAGGAATATAAAGCTCCTGAAACAAGATATTTCAAAACCAGGGAAGAGTTTGATGAAGCTGTTGGAAAAGACTTTATACATTATGCCAATAACGGAACCAGGAACGGGCAACCCTTTTTAGTTGGGCTTTCCCACGGACAATCGCCTTCGGGAGCCTATGATTATATATTGGAGCATTTTGAAAAACTGGAGCACCCGGAGCTTATTCGCTATACATTTGTCAATTCAAAACTGAAAAGTCAGCGCGGACTGATGGGCATAACCGATGCGATTGGTTTTTTGAAAAAATTACTCAGCAGCAAGAAAATTACTAAGGATCAGATTTTGGGGCGTAGCCTCGACCGCGACAATATCGATGCCTATGCCGATGGGCTCAATAAAAAACTGGCCAAATACCTGAAAGACAACAACAAAGAAGGCTTGGATTATATCTTCCTCGCTACCGACCCCAAAGGTAGGGTAGCTTCTGTGACCAGGAATTCAAGCGCATTTGGTTCCGATAAAATAGGGATGGTAGTGGAAGACCGTAAAATAAAGGAACTGACGCTTACCCCTTCTTTCATCAGCAAATCCAGGCGCATTGCCTTTTTAGCTACTAAATCCGAAAAGAGAAGGCCATTGGCCTGGTTGTTCTACCGCTGGGCAAAACCCGATGAAAGCCCTGGTTTTTTGCGCTTTATTGATGATGTGGAAAAGCGTATGACGGTCTTTATTGATGATGCTGCACTTACCTGGCCACAGGTAGTGATATCAAGGGAAACCGAATACGGTTCTACCAATATAAATCTCGATATGGCCCGCCCTTTTAATCCAAATACAAAAATCAAACGACCGGTAGTATTGATGGTACACGGTTTTCTGGGTTTGAATTCCTTTGACGGACTTCTGGCAGCTATACCCTCTAGTAGGTATGTTGCAGCAGCAATGCACTACGGAACCATTCCCCATGATCTGCCGCCCAAAGATTATTCTGAATTTGTAATGCGCAATATCGATGCCGTGATCAAGCATTTTGGTGAGCTGGGACACTCGGTTTACCTGCTGGATCATTCCATGGGCAATATCTATTTTACCATGATGGATGATTTCTGGGATGAACTGGAAGGCGTGAGAAAATACCTAAAGGGTAGGGTAGGTGCCAACCCATTTTTTGGAAAGGAGGCCAAACATGCCTTTCTCGGCTTCCTGGACCAGGTAGTGCTCAAATCTGATTTGGGGATTACAGAACGGTCAATGACCCTGGCGCTAAGAACAGTTATGCCACTGGATTCAAGAAATGGTGTCCGCAAAAGGGGGATCAACCTCAATAAGTGGATGATCAGTCACGATACGGGTATCCGGAACAGAATATGGAGGGCTGCAAAAAACAGAATCCTGTACCTGATGACCCGCCTCGATACGCTACCACATTTAAACCGCATCCCCTTAAAAAGAGCCCTGAACCGTTTGCCGGTTAAGATATTTGCCATACAGGTATATTCTGCCCTTAGGGCTTCTACAAAGCTGGACAATAAAAAGCGGCTTGAGAATATTGAAAAACACAATATTCCCATTCTAATATTGAAAAGCGAGAATGATGTGATTGCCAAATTTGTATCGGATATTTATAAAAACAGTCCAAATGTGAAGATCATAGATATTACCAATTATGGAGAGCAATCATTGTTCCGTGAACACCTGTACCATATGGTCAACCCGCAATCCACAAGCAATATTATAGATCGGTTTATTATGGAGGTGGAGGTGAAGCGCAATGGGAAATAG
- a CDS encoding amidohydrolase family protein codes for MKTLIYSLALLIFFSCTETKTKEKAPNSFEFKNAYVFNGEGFEQRDFYIIGQQFVAEKPDDIDSSIDLSSHYIIPPFAEAHNHNIESQRDFDAQAQVYLRKGVFYVKIPNNIAQYAKQLKPLINKPESIDVVFANGGITGSGGPARTQGGGHPTQLYEMLQNRGIYPSDMEMENKAYYYVDSEADLEEKWPLILEDQPDFIKTYLLYSDNKSVAKNAWRKGLDSELLPLIVQKTHKEGLKVTTHVETSKDFHNAVQAGVDEINHLPGYNIPEDLDSSLFLIDEADAILAAEKEITVVTTLLVTKDVQEWSKPMEYMRAVQMKNLRLLKEKGVKIAAGSDTHHSTVFEELLLLESLELFSPLELMKIACENSASAVFPERKIGKLKPDYEASFLVLKENPLDDFKNIRSIKFRYKQGGVVGVE; via the coding sequence ATGAAAACACTAATTTACAGCCTCGCCCTTTTAATTTTCTTCTCCTGTACAGAAACCAAAACAAAAGAAAAAGCTCCTAACAGCTTTGAATTTAAAAATGCTTATGTCTTTAATGGAGAAGGATTTGAGCAACGAGACTTTTATATAATTGGGCAGCAATTTGTAGCAGAAAAACCGGATGATATTGATAGCAGTATTGATCTTTCCAGTCATTATATTATTCCACCTTTTGCGGAAGCACACAACCACAATATTGAATCGCAGCGAGATTTTGATGCACAGGCACAGGTATATTTGCGAAAAGGCGTTTTTTATGTCAAGATTCCCAACAATATTGCGCAATATGCAAAACAACTAAAACCACTGATAAACAAGCCCGAAAGCATTGATGTGGTTTTTGCCAATGGTGGCATTACCGGCAGTGGAGGACCTGCCCGAACCCAAGGGGGCGGGCATCCCACCCAACTCTATGAAATGCTGCAAAACCGGGGCATTTATCCATCGGATATGGAGATGGAAAACAAGGCTTATTATTATGTGGATAGTGAGGCTGATTTAGAGGAAAAATGGCCTTTGATCCTGGAAGATCAACCTGATTTTATAAAAACTTACCTGCTATATTCCGACAATAAATCAGTAGCAAAAAATGCCTGGCGAAAAGGTCTGGATTCCGAATTATTGCCTTTGATTGTTCAAAAGACGCACAAGGAGGGTTTAAAAGTTACTACCCATGTGGAAACTTCAAAGGATTTTCACAATGCAGTGCAGGCCGGAGTGGATGAAATCAACCATTTACCTGGCTACAATATTCCCGAGGACTTGGACAGCAGCCTTTTTCTGATTGATGAGGCCGATGCAATATTGGCGGCTGAAAAAGAAATCACTGTTGTAACTACACTACTCGTTACCAAGGATGTACAAGAATGGTCAAAACCTATGGAATATATGCGAGCTGTACAGATGAAAAACCTAAGGCTATTGAAAGAAAAAGGTGTAAAAATAGCAGCCGGAAGTGACACACATCACTCTACGGTTTTTGAGGAATTGTTGCTATTGGAAAGTTTGGAGCTTTTCAGCCCATTGGAATTAATGAAAATTGCCTGTGAAAATTCTGCAAGTGCTGTCTTTCCAGAACGAAAAATCGGAAAATTAAAACCCGACTATGAAGCCAGTTTTTTGGTGCTCAAAGAAAACCCGTTGGATGATTTCAAAAATATAAGGAGCATAAAATTCCGGTATAAGCAGGGTGGGGTTGTTGGAGTGGAGTGA
- a CDS encoding HIT family protein → MLDTFMKPKCLFFKIINGTEKSHVIFEDKDYIAFLTPYPNTPGITVVATKAHEDSNVLNLDKEKYISIMMFARKVAAHLNKALNTKRTGLIAEGMGVDHAHVKLIPMHGIPEGKWKKIKSEIEDFSEKYCGYLSSADGPLMDDEKLEAIAQTIRNSIK, encoded by the coding sequence ATGCTTGATACATTTATGAAACCGAAATGTCTTTTCTTCAAAATAATCAATGGCACAGAAAAATCGCATGTGATTTTTGAAGATAAGGATTATATTGCTTTTTTAACACCTTATCCCAATACACCAGGAATAACAGTGGTTGCTACTAAAGCACATGAAGACAGCAATGTTTTAAACCTTGATAAAGAAAAGTATATTTCCATAATGATGTTTGCCCGTAAAGTAGCTGCTCATTTGAATAAAGCATTGAATACAAAACGTACCGGGCTGATAGCAGAAGGTATGGGAGTAGATCATGCGCATGTGAAATTAATACCCATGCACGGTATTCCGGAGGGTAAATGGAAAAAGATAAAAAGTGAAATTGAGGATTTCAGCGAAAAATATTGCGGTTACCTAAGCTCTGCTGATGGGCCTTTAATGGATGATGAAAAATTGGAAGCTATTGCCCAAACAATCAGAAATTCAATCAAATAA
- a CDS encoding DUF2283 domain-containing protein, with translation METAELKDIKIALPYLLKHKTIWSSYDHDADVLYLHFKKPNNADDSKMTDEEIIVRYENKEIIGLTILNASQRLKP, from the coding sequence ATGGAAACTGCAGAATTAAAAGATATAAAAATAGCATTGCCTTATTTATTGAAGCATAAAACCATATGGTCTTCCTATGATCATGATGCTGATGTTTTGTATTTGCATTTTAAAAAACCCAATAATGCCGATGATTCAAAAATGACGGATGAGGAAATAATTGTGCGGTATGAAAACAAAGAAATTATTGGATTGACTATATTGAATGCCAGCCAAAGGTTGAAACCCTAA
- a CDS encoding SUMF1/EgtB/PvdO family nonheme iron enzyme, giving the protein MRYIIIILLFSFSQLLANNVHIAELSTPDATHFQLELSWENSWKLDSNAPYNHDAVWLFAKYQEEGGKWQHLKLSPDSAAHDLQNSDLALRAEADSVGVFIYSNSNGAFPYQSTSLKIQQVSGIDLQNVNLKVFAIEMAYIPAGGYFLGDSLSNFTFRNGSDYAPLWVDSENAISVGTGLSELCDTCSYTENIPADYPKGTEGFYCMKYEISQEQFAAFLNTLDFNQQNNRIGIDLSGANIGSSIVPIFKKYRNGIVVENQGDAISNSPAKFAYDLNTNNAFNSADDGQNIPCNFLNEEDLKAYLDWSGLRPMTELEFEKICRGNENFDYKEYAWGNALVSNANNLSQSRTAAEYCTDSISPGHGFANHLYPITSGEYYIEGPIRCGFAANAQSDRLTSGAAYYGVMEMSGNLWEQCVRAYGAGVSFDGKCGDGQLDADGNSNETAWSNGNADLFIFSGGSWFSLVFNNLNYEFRDLAVSDRFYGNLNASNRRNSAGGRGVR; this is encoded by the coding sequence ATGAGATACATAATCATCATATTGCTTTTCAGTTTCAGCCAATTGTTGGCCAATAATGTTCATATTGCTGAGCTTTCTACGCCAGATGCTACGCATTTTCAATTGGAGCTGAGCTGGGAAAATTCATGGAAGCTGGACAGCAATGCGCCTTACAATCACGATGCGGTTTGGCTTTTTGCCAAATATCAGGAAGAAGGTGGGAAATGGCAGCATCTAAAGCTCAGTCCCGATTCTGCGGCACATGATTTGCAAAATTCGGATTTAGCCCTTAGGGCAGAAGCCGATTCAGTGGGCGTATTTATTTATTCAAATAGCAATGGAGCTTTTCCATATCAATCGACTTCACTTAAAATACAGCAAGTGTCGGGCATTGATTTGCAAAATGTAAACCTAAAGGTCTTTGCCATTGAAATGGCTTACATACCTGCGGGCGGCTATTTTCTGGGCGACAGCCTGAGCAATTTTACTTTTAGAAATGGCAGCGATTATGCTCCGCTTTGGGTAGATTCTGAAAATGCTATTTCTGTGGGAACGGGCTTGAGTGAATTGTGCGATACCTGTTCTTATACTGAAAATATTCCGGCCGATTATCCAAAAGGAACAGAAGGATTTTACTGTATGAAATATGAAATTTCGCAGGAACAATTTGCGGCATTTTTAAATACTTTGGATTTCAATCAGCAAAACAATCGAATTGGGATAGATTTATCGGGGGCAAATATTGGAAGCTCCATAGTGCCTATTTTCAAGAAATACCGCAATGGCATAGTGGTGGAAAATCAAGGAGATGCAATAAGTAATTCGCCAGCAAAATTCGCTTATGATTTGAATACCAACAATGCTTTCAACAGTGCCGATGATGGGCAAAATATTCCATGTAATTTTTTGAACGAGGAAGATTTAAAAGCCTATTTGGATTGGTCGGGTTTGCGCCCGATGACGGAGTTGGAATTTGAGAAGATTTGTCGGGGAAATGAAAATTTCGATTACAAGGAATATGCCTGGGGCAATGCTTTGGTGAGCAATGCCAATAATCTCAGTCAATCAAGAACTGCTGCGGAATATTGTACGGATAGTATTTCGCCTGGTCATGGTTTTGCCAATCATTTGTATCCCATTACTTCTGGCGAATATTATATCGAAGGACCTATCCGCTGTGGATTTGCAGCGAATGCTCAAAGCGACAGATTGACTTCAGGAGCAGCTTATTACGGAGTGATGGAAATGAGCGGAAACCTTTGGGAGCAATGTGTTAGAGCTTATGGGGCGGGTGTTTCTTTTGATGGAAAATGCGGTGATGGACAACTAGATGCTGATGGAAATTCAAATGAAACGGCTTGGAGCAATGGCAATGCCGATTTATTCATTTTCAGCGGAGGGAGTTGGTTCAGTTTGGTCTTTAATAATTTGAATTATGAATTCCGGGATTTGGCTGTTTCAGATCGTTTTTATGGGAATTTAAATGCCTCCAATAGGAGAAATTCTGCGGGTGGACGAGGTGTGCGTTAA
- a CDS encoding DUF5074 domain-containing protein, giving the protein MKFKHTYSPLFLAFFLIWTACSKTGGPDEQNDNSNKDFTIAVLNEGNYTWSNASLTMIHEDSGIVRQNYFESVNNAPLGDVAQSFTRCNESIFIVVNNSGKIEEVDAKTWERKRTLGGLTSPRYILPINDQKAYVSDLYANAIHIVDLQTFEKTGEIPMNGWTEQMVLYRQLVWVVEVENKTVKAINTLTDQVVETLFLDATPRSMSMSSNYFEVLASNEGESLTYFYSFDGEGKNIDLKPALLDGNCSMLRYGYGCIEASQHYYICDNSKVYRSRTFNAGSQELILDLSGRNIYGFEIIDDYLYFCDAKDYARNGVLLKYTLSDNPVFVDSFTTGRIPQAILGL; this is encoded by the coding sequence ATGAAGTTTAAACACACGTATTCCCCTTTATTCCTTGCTTTTTTCCTGATTTGGACAGCCTGTTCCAAAACGGGCGGGCCGGATGAGCAGAATGACAACTCCAATAAAGATTTCACAATTGCAGTGTTGAACGAAGGCAATTATACTTGGAGCAATGCATCGCTTACGATGATCCACGAGGATTCGGGAATTGTTAGGCAAAACTATTTTGAATCGGTGAACAACGCTCCGTTGGGCGATGTGGCGCAGTCCTTTACCCGCTGTAATGAAAGCATTTTTATTGTGGTCAACAATTCAGGGAAAATTGAGGAAGTGGATGCAAAAACCTGGGAGCGCAAAAGAACCTTGGGCGGCCTGACTTCACCGCGCTATATTTTGCCCATCAATGATCAAAAGGCTTATGTGAGCGATTTATATGCCAATGCCATTCATATTGTCGATTTGCAGACTTTTGAGAAAACAGGAGAAATCCCTATGAATGGCTGGACGGAGCAAATGGTGCTATATCGCCAACTTGTTTGGGTCGTGGAAGTGGAAAATAAAACAGTGAAAGCCATCAATACCTTAACCGATCAAGTAGTTGAAACCCTTTTCCTTGATGCGACTCCAAGGAGTATGAGCATGTCCTCCAATTATTTTGAGGTATTGGCGTCAAATGAGGGGGAAAGCTTAACTTATTTCTACAGTTTTGATGGAGAAGGCAAAAATATTGATTTAAAACCAGCATTATTAGATGGTAATTGTAGTATGTTGCGCTATGGATATGGATGTATAGAAGCTAGTCAACACTATTATATATGCGACAACTCCAAAGTATATAGATCTAGAACCTTCAATGCGGGCAGTCAGGAATTGATTTTGGATTTAAGTGGCAGGAATATCTATGGTTTTGAAATTATTGATGACTACCTTTATTTCTGTGATGCAAAGGATTATGCCCGCAATGGCGTTTTGCTAAAATACACACTCAGCGACAATCCCGTTTTTGTGGATTCTTTTACCACCGGCCGCATTCCGCAGGCTATTTTGGGATTGTAG